GACACCTACGGACGACTGCTCGCCTATGTGCGGACGTCGGCAGGTACGAACGTGAACGTGCGCGTGGTCGAGCAAGGGCACGCGACGGCTCGCACGTCTCGGCCGCCGCTGGCCCAGCATGACGAGCTCGAGCAGGCCGAACGGTCCGCGCGCGTCGCCCACCACGGGCTCTGGGCGTACTGCGACCACAAGCACTAAGGAACGGGCGCGCCCAGGTCTCCAGGCTGTCCCATTGATGGGACGGCGTGCTAGTGTCCCAGCCATGGGACATCGTGATGACTACTTGGACTCCGACGAGCACTGGGACCCGGCGCTCTCCCGCGATCAACGGCTGGGCAGGTGGTGGTCCTCGGCCTCGTTCGGCCTCGCGCTGAGTGGCAAGGCCGCACATGCGCTGGCTGCCAGCGAGGATGCGGTCGCGGTTGCGGAAGCGGCGCGCGACCTGGTCCAGCACCAGGCCGTCTACGCGCTCCTGGAGGAGGGGCACAGCGTGCGCGCAATCGCCGATCAGCTGCAGCTCTCGAAGAGCAAGGTCGGCCGGATCGCCAAGGCATTGAGTCGTGACGGGCGGCTCGCGGACCTGGGCTTCGGCTTGGCGCGCGCCGACGTCGACCCAACGCGCGCGCTGGTCCTGGCGGCGTGGCAGTTCACGTCGATCGCTGACGCGGACCACGATCACCCTCGGGGCAGGCGTCCGTCCCCGGAGCCGACGGAGCCGACGAACTTCGGCGGGCTGAACGGGCCGACACCGTAGGCAGGCGCTTCGGGGGACCGATTCCGTGGAATCACCGTGGCGTCACACCTCTACGTGAAGATGGCCTGAGCGGGTGCAGCTACATCCGCTCAGGCCCAGACCGAGAAGCGGAGTCTCGATCATGCGCAAGTCTACGAGTCAGCAGCGACTCGATGGCCGGGATCTGACGAGCCTTGCAGCGGTGGATCGTGCACGTCTCCTAGGAGCAGCACCCGGCGTGCAGGCCTGGTTGGAATGGCAGGCGGCGCAATGCCTTCGGCTGAGTGGTCTGAGTGTCCGCGAGGTCGCGACCGAACTCGACGTGAGCCGCGTGCATGTCGTGAAACTACTCAGCTGGTCCTGGAGGCGTGTCTCGCACCAGGACTCAGCGCAGGCGTTTCAGATCTCGGCGGTCGTCGCGGGGGCAGCGAATCCTCCGCCTTGGGCTCGGCGCTGACCGTCAGACCGGACACCCCAGTGGCCGGGCCGGACGAAACGACCGGCCCAGTTCGGCGACACGTCCAACACTTCTTCCGCGGTTATTGACACCATTGCCAGTAATGGTGATAATGGTGTCAATAACTCGGTGAGGAGAGATCTGGTGCCAACAAAGAAGCGGACGCCGGGGTTCGGCGGGAAGGGTCTGGCGGCGGTGGCGTCGGACGGTCAAGCGGGTCGGCCGGCGCGCCGGCCGGGGTCGCGGTCGATCGCGGCAACGGTGCGAGACGCCGCGTCGCACCACGATGAGGCGACGACGCGGATTCCGTTGGAGGACATCGCGCCGTACCCGCACAACCCGGCGTGGCGTGAGGACGGGACCAGCGAGAAGACCAAGCGTCTCGCGGACTCCATCGGCGAGGTCGGCGTGCTGCAGCCGATCCTGGTGGTCTCGGCCGCGGACTACCTGAAGCATCACCCGGAGGACCGGGAGGCCATCGCTGACCGGCCGTGGGTCACCCCGGCAGGCGTTCGGCGCTTGACCGCGTCGCGACTGGCGGGCAAGGAGGACATTCCCGCGACGGTCCGCCCTGAGCTGGCTGCGCAGATCGGGTTGATCCCGCTGCACGAGAACGACCCTGACCTGCGGTTGGCGTTCACTCCTCTGGAGGAGGCGCGGCAGATGCAGCGGGCGATGGATGAGCAGGGCCTGTCGCAGCGCAAGTTGGCCGAGCACCTGGGCCGGGCGCAGGGGCAGATCAGTAAGAGGCTGGCCTTGCTGACGTTGCCGGCGTCGGCGCAGGAGGCGCTGGAATCGGAGGCGATGCTCGTCACGGACGCACCGCTGGTGCTGGAGATGCTGGGTCAGGTCGACCTGAGGCAGCGCGAGGAGGTCGTCGCGGCGTTCGACGAGCGTCTGCGCAGCAGGTGTGCTGCCTCGGCTGAAGCGGTGCGCAAGGAGACGTTGATGGCCTTCGTGCGCGAGGCGCGTAACGAGATAGGGCAGCGGCGGGCACGGCGTGAGGCTCAGGAGGTCGCTGACCGGGAGGGTCTGCGCGTGATCGAGCCGGGCAAGACGCTCGGGGTGGGGTGGCAGGAGCACCGGCTTACCGACGCTGAGGCGATCGAGCAGGCGCGCGAGCAGGGCGACCTGGCCGTGGCGGTCAGCGGTGAGGACACCGTCTACTTCCGGGTGTCGCCACCGCCGGCGACAGCCGCGCGTGCGGCCGAGCGCAAGGCAGCCCGGGATGAGCAGGCCGAGGCGCGCAAGGCCGCGCAGGCGCGCGAGCAGCACCTGGTGACGGTGCTGGCGGTGAAGCCGAAGGCCGGCGAGCTCGTGGCAACGCTCGCCGACGGACTGCTGCGCGGTCGCAGCGTGAACGGGGTGCAGGCGACCTTGGCGCGCACCCTTGCCCAGGGCGCCGGCGTCGGTCCCAGTGCCGAGCGGACGCAGGACGACTACGAGTGGAAGCAGCTCGCGCAGACTCACGCCGAGCGGCTGCACCTGGCCTGGATCAGTGCTGTGGCCGCGCAGGAGGTCGATACCCGCGCACCTCACCACACCTGGGGTGCGGCCGACTGCGACTACCTCGCCTGGTTGACCGACCGCGGGTACGTCCCGACGCCGTGGGAGAAAGACCAGCTCGCGGCGGCCCGGACGAGGACTGATGACTCCGTCCCGACCAGCCCCGATGAGGACACCGAGACGACCGAGCAGGACGACCCGCAGACCGATTCCGTGGAATCAGCCCAGGAGGAGCAGGCATGAGCAGCACCCAGCTGAACGCGACCAACGGCCAGGCGGTCAAGGTCATCACTGTCGCCAACCAGGCCGGCTCGGTCGGCAAGTCCACGATGGTCGCCGCACTGGCCGCGCTGCTCGCCGCAGACGGCAAGCGGGTACTGGTGGTGGACGCTGACTCTCAGGCGAACGTCTCCCACTCGCTCGGGGTGGCTTCCACCGAGGTCGCCCACCACACCGGTGACGTGCTGCTGCGACGCGCGGAGATCCTCGACGCGCTGGTGGAGACGAACACCGACGGGGTGCTGCTGCTGCCGGGCCACGCCGACCTGGCCACCGACCTGGTCGAGCTCAACTCCATGCCGATCGCGGCGCTGCGGCTGCGCAAGCCGATGCAGGAGGCGGTCGCCGAGCACGACATCGACGTGGTCCTGATCGACTGCCCGGGCAGTGTGTCGTTGCTGACGGTGATCGCGCTGGCGGTCGCCACGAGCGTGGTGACGGTGACGATGCCGTCGCTGAAGGAGGTTCAGGGCATCGCGCCCTTCATGTCCACCGTGCAGGACACCGCCGAGGAGCTCGAGCTGGACATCCGCCTGGACGCGATCATCCCGTGCGCGGTGCCACCGGCCAACGCCGGGCGGGTGTACTCCGAGGCGCTGGCCTGGCTGGACGACAACTACGGCGAGCTGCTGACCCCGACGGTGCGTCGCACCGCGCTAGTCGCCGAGGCGGCCAGCAACGGGGTGCCGGTCACCGCGTACGTCCCGCACGAGGACGTCTCCGACGACTGCCGGAAGGTGCTGGCGGACCTGCAGGGACGGGGAGTGCTGTGAGCGACGAACCGCGGCGCGAAAGGCTGGCCACCCAGATCACGGCCAGCACCAACCAGCGGATCCGCGCGGCCACGGTCGGCATGCAGCGGCGCGTCGACCCCGGCTACACGCTGGCGCAACTGGTCGATGAGGCGCTGCGCTCGTACGTGACGCGGCTGGAGAAGGAGCACAACGACGGCCAGGCCTGGCCACAGCTGGAGCGCCTACGCCCAGGCCGGCGTGTCAGCCCGCGACGGGCCTCCGACGGGGACCGATCATCCGAGACAGGGTGATGGCTGCGAACCGTCATGCAGCGCAACGGCATCCAGCCCTTCCGGCTTCAGGAAGGGCTGGATGCGCCCTCTGGCGCGGGGCTCGAACGGAACTCCTTCCCGTCGCCGGCGCCCGAGCCACCTGCTGACCAGTTCGACAGTTACCCGACCAGCTCAGCGTCAGCCGGTTTCGACGTCGCGGCGCGTCGTCCTGCCGCCGCTATCGACGAGCAAGAACTCCTCGTCGCGCCCGGCCGCGGTGCTAGGCAGCGCAGCCGCGTGCTCGCGCCGCGAAGTGGCTAGCGGGGTGCCACGGGCGATGCCGAACCGCTCTCGGTGACGCTGCCACGCTGCGGCCTTGGCCTGCTGCAACGGCTCGGGCAGCCGCTGGTAGCGGTACTGGCGCTCGATCGACCGACGTACCCAGGCATCCATCGTGTGGCCGTCAACCCAGGCGTCGTGGCGGGCTGCCTCATCGACACCGGCGCGCACGCGCCGCTCGGCGAGCTCAATCTTGACGCGTTCCTGCTCAACCACTGAAAGCCCCGCGAACTCTTCCTGGCGGGCACGGCGCCGTTCGGCCCGTTCAGGAGCCTCTAGACCGTCCCACCAGGCCTGCTCACGGGCCCGATTGGCTTTCAGCTCCGCCGCCTGCTGCACGCTCCACTGGGACACGCCGCCCGCCCTGTACTCGCACCGTTCCTCGACGACCTGGTCGTGGACGCACCTGTAGGCCGTCGCCGAACTCTGTGCGTGCTCGGCGGATGCATCCGCACGAATCGCCCACTGGCCGTCCACGTCGCACTCGGCCATCCCGGCCCGTCCCAACGCGCGCAGCGCAGCACGCGCCGAACGCACCTGACTCGGAGTCAGCGCCTCAGTTCGACTGCTACTCATCCCGGCCAACGTCGCCACCACCTCCACAGTCACCGGCTCTGGACACCTCGAGAGAGCCCGCCATACCGAGTGGCATACCCGAGGGAGAGCAGACC
The Luteipulveratus halotolerans genome window above contains:
- a CDS encoding thermonuclease family protein; amino-acid sequence: MTRLVGAQAVTLTVDSGQYERDTYGRLLAYVRTSAGTNVNVRVVEQGHATARTSRPPLAQHDELEQAERSARVAHHGLWAYCDHKH
- a CDS encoding helix-turn-helix domain-containing protein produces the protein MGHRDDYLDSDEHWDPALSRDQRLGRWWSSASFGLALSGKAAHALAASEDAVAVAEAARDLVQHQAVYALLEEGHSVRAIADQLQLSKSKVGRIAKALSRDGRLADLGFGLARADVDPTRALVLAAWQFTSIADADHDHPRGRRPSPEPTEPTNFGGLNGPTP
- a CDS encoding ParB/RepB/Spo0J family partition protein: MPTKKRTPGFGGKGLAAVASDGQAGRPARRPGSRSIAATVRDAASHHDEATTRIPLEDIAPYPHNPAWREDGTSEKTKRLADSIGEVGVLQPILVVSAADYLKHHPEDREAIADRPWVTPAGVRRLTASRLAGKEDIPATVRPELAAQIGLIPLHENDPDLRLAFTPLEEARQMQRAMDEQGLSQRKLAEHLGRAQGQISKRLALLTLPASAQEALESEAMLVTDAPLVLEMLGQVDLRQREEVVAAFDERLRSRCAASAEAVRKETLMAFVREARNEIGQRRARREAQEVADREGLRVIEPGKTLGVGWQEHRLTDAEAIEQAREQGDLAVAVSGEDTVYFRVSPPPATAARAAERKAARDEQAEARKAAQAREQHLVTVLAVKPKAGELVATLADGLLRGRSVNGVQATLARTLAQGAGVGPSAERTQDDYEWKQLAQTHAERLHLAWISAVAAQEVDTRAPHHTWGAADCDYLAWLTDRGYVPTPWEKDQLAAARTRTDDSVPTSPDEDTETTEQDDPQTDSVESAQEEQA
- a CDS encoding ParA family protein produces the protein MSSTQLNATNGQAVKVITVANQAGSVGKSTMVAALAALLAADGKRVLVVDADSQANVSHSLGVASTEVAHHTGDVLLRRAEILDALVETNTDGVLLLPGHADLATDLVELNSMPIAALRLRKPMQEAVAEHDIDVVLIDCPGSVSLLTVIALAVATSVVTVTMPSLKEVQGIAPFMSTVQDTAEELELDIRLDAIIPCAVPPANAGRVYSEALAWLDDNYGELLTPTVRRTALVAEAASNGVPVTAYVPHEDVSDDCRKVLADLQGRGVL